A stretch of Longibacter salinarum DNA encodes these proteins:
- the rpoB gene encoding DNA-directed RNA polymerase subunit beta produces MPTLLNGQIATTGHLEDAPPRKTFADIPTVWDYPDFLDVQIRAYHDFVQDNVPPEDRSDDEGLQAVFHEHFPIKDSRERYTLEFISYELDAPKHTIEECIAQGLTYSVPLKATLRLSSKEEDGEDEAIEAIEQEVYLGTLPYMTERGTFIVNGAERVIVSQLHRSPGVFFSKDIHSNGTELFSARVIPFRGSWMEFSTDVRDVLWSYVDRKKKVPVTTLLRALGFSENEEIIRMFDLADAVDIPDEDTFEKYLDRELATSVTIEKTIEIVDEDTGEVVDEETEREVILPAEHELEEGDFEKLDEHGITRVYLIKEDVDDEALDKSTLVSTLKKDPTHNEEEALREIYQQLRGSEAPDLDTARNALERLFFSDKRYDLGEVGRYRINSRLELDVDPGTQVLTKEDIVGIVRELVKLQNGESTADDIDHLGNRRVKTVGEQLGSQFSLGLARMARTIKERMNLRDADKFTPQDLVNARTISSVINTFFGTNQLSQFMDQTNPLAELTHKRRMSALGPGGLTRERAGFEVRDVHYTHYGRLCPIETPEGPNIGLISSLCVHGVINDFGFIETPYRVVKDGRVTEEVEYLSAEQEDRAIIAQANAPIDEDGNFQTDQVKCRFRGDFPIVEPDEVQYMDVAPNQIVSPAASLIPFISHDDANRALMGANMQRQAVPLLRADSPIVGTGLEGRAAKDSRAVVVAEGPGEVKYVDAERIVVQYDEDQDETDLTFGEPVREYKLTKFRRTNQDTAMNQKPIVRVGQRVEDGTVMTDGFGTEKGELALGKNVLCAFMPWHGYNFEDAIVISERLVADDVYTSVHVEEFEHEVRDTKRGEEELTREIPNVSEEATKDLDERGIIRVGAEVNPGDIIVGKITPKGETDPTPEEKLLRAIFGDKAGDVKDASLKAKPGMDGVVIDTKLFSRRQLDPASKKMEERRLENIENNLERERADLNDRFWGKFFKLVGDVESAGIEDRDGNVILSEGATFKEEAFDQVDPQSLSTRLKFTEDEDLNEQIATLLRNYKSRRRDIEGKAKREKHQVQMGDELPAGIVQMAKVYVARKRKISVGDKMAGRHGNKGVIAKVVPQEDMPFLEDGTPVDICLNPLGVPSRMNLGQIYETLLGWAGDQLGVKYATPIFDGASMDDIAEELEKAGLPRDGKAQLYNGRTGDPFDEKTTVGHIYMMKLSHLIEDKMHARSIGPYSLITQQPLGGKAQFGGQRLGEMEVWALYAYGASHTLQEMLTYKSDDVSGRSRAYESIVKGKNMPSSGVPESFNVLVRELQGLGLEVTLD; encoded by the coding sequence ATGCCCACCCTTCTTAACGGCCAAATTGCAACCACCGGACATTTGGAGGATGCGCCGCCGCGCAAGACGTTTGCGGACATCCCCACGGTGTGGGATTACCCCGACTTTCTGGACGTTCAGATCAGAGCGTACCATGACTTCGTCCAGGACAACGTCCCGCCGGAAGATCGGTCGGACGACGAAGGCCTTCAAGCGGTCTTCCACGAACACTTTCCAATCAAGGACAGTCGCGAGCGCTATACGCTGGAGTTCATCTCGTATGAACTCGATGCGCCGAAGCACACCATTGAGGAGTGCATCGCGCAGGGACTGACCTATTCCGTCCCGCTGAAGGCGACGCTTCGCCTTTCCAGCAAAGAAGAGGACGGGGAAGACGAGGCCATTGAGGCCATCGAGCAGGAAGTGTACCTCGGTACGCTTCCGTATATGACGGAGCGAGGCACGTTCATCGTGAACGGGGCCGAGCGCGTCATCGTCTCCCAGCTCCACCGGAGCCCGGGCGTCTTCTTTAGCAAGGACATTCACTCGAACGGCACGGAGCTCTTCAGCGCTCGTGTCATTCCGTTCCGTGGCTCCTGGATGGAGTTCTCGACGGACGTTCGGGACGTTCTGTGGTCGTACGTCGACCGCAAAAAGAAGGTGCCGGTTACGACGCTTCTCCGCGCTCTCGGCTTCTCCGAGAATGAGGAGATTATCCGCATGTTCGATCTCGCGGATGCCGTTGACATTCCGGACGAAGATACGTTCGAGAAGTACCTCGACCGCGAGCTCGCCACCAGCGTCACGATCGAGAAAACGATCGAGATCGTCGATGAGGATACCGGCGAAGTTGTTGACGAGGAAACCGAGCGGGAAGTGATCCTTCCGGCGGAGCACGAGCTCGAAGAAGGCGACTTTGAGAAGCTCGACGAGCACGGCATCACGCGCGTCTACCTGATCAAGGAAGACGTGGACGATGAGGCGCTCGACAAGTCGACGCTCGTTTCGACGCTCAAGAAGGACCCGACGCATAACGAAGAGGAGGCTCTTCGCGAGATTTACCAGCAGCTGCGAGGGAGCGAGGCACCCGACCTTGATACCGCCCGCAACGCGCTGGAGCGCCTGTTCTTCTCCGATAAGCGGTATGATCTCGGTGAAGTTGGGAGGTACCGCATCAACTCGCGCCTTGAGCTCGATGTCGACCCCGGCACGCAGGTGCTCACGAAGGAAGACATCGTCGGCATTGTGCGCGAACTCGTCAAGCTGCAGAACGGCGAGAGCACGGCGGACGACATTGACCACCTTGGCAACCGTCGCGTCAAGACAGTGGGCGAGCAGCTCGGTTCGCAGTTCTCCCTTGGTCTTGCGCGTATGGCGCGTACCATCAAGGAGCGTATGAATCTGCGGGACGCTGACAAGTTTACTCCGCAGGATCTGGTGAACGCACGGACGATCTCGAGCGTGATCAACACGTTCTTCGGGACGAACCAGCTGAGCCAGTTCATGGACCAGACCAACCCGCTCGCGGAGCTGACGCATAAGCGTCGGATGTCCGCGCTTGGTCCGGGTGGACTGACGCGTGAGCGCGCCGGGTTTGAGGTGCGTGACGTCCACTATACGCACTACGGGCGCCTTTGCCCGATTGAGACGCCGGAGGGACCGAACATTGGTCTGATTTCCTCCTTGTGCGTCCACGGCGTGATCAACGACTTTGGCTTCATCGAGACGCCGTACCGCGTCGTGAAAGATGGTCGGGTCACGGAAGAGGTCGAGTACCTCTCAGCCGAGCAGGAAGACCGGGCCATCATCGCGCAGGCCAACGCGCCAATCGATGAGGACGGTAACTTCCAGACCGACCAGGTCAAGTGCCGTTTCCGAGGTGACTTCCCGATCGTGGAGCCGGACGAGGTCCAGTATATGGATGTCGCGCCGAACCAGATTGTGTCGCCCGCGGCCAGCCTGATCCCATTCATCTCGCACGATGATGCAAACCGTGCGCTGATGGGGGCGAACATGCAGCGTCAGGCCGTTCCGCTCCTTCGCGCCGACAGCCCGATCGTGGGTACCGGCCTCGAGGGGCGTGCAGCCAAAGATTCGCGCGCTGTCGTCGTTGCGGAAGGTCCGGGTGAAGTCAAGTACGTCGATGCTGAGCGCATCGTTGTGCAGTACGACGAAGACCAGGACGAAACCGACCTTACGTTCGGCGAACCGGTTCGCGAGTACAAGCTGACCAAGTTCCGCCGTACGAACCAGGACACGGCGATGAACCAGAAGCCGATTGTTCGCGTCGGTCAGCGTGTCGAAGATGGCACGGTGATGACCGACGGGTTCGGTACCGAGAAAGGCGAGCTCGCGCTCGGTAAGAATGTGCTCTGCGCGTTCATGCCGTGGCACGGGTACAACTTCGAGGATGCCATCGTAATCAGCGAGCGCCTCGTTGCCGATGACGTCTACACCTCGGTTCACGTCGAAGAGTTCGAGCACGAAGTTCGTGACACGAAACGCGGCGAGGAGGAGTTGACTCGCGAGATTCCGAACGTCTCTGAGGAGGCCACGAAAGATCTCGACGAACGCGGCATCATCCGCGTCGGTGCAGAGGTCAATCCGGGTGACATCATCGTCGGTAAGATTACGCCGAAGGGCGAAACCGATCCGACGCCGGAAGAGAAGCTGCTTCGCGCCATCTTTGGTGACAAAGCGGGCGATGTGAAGGATGCCTCACTGAAGGCGAAGCCCGGCATGGACGGTGTCGTGATCGACACGAAACTGTTTAGCCGTCGGCAGCTCGATCCGGCCTCCAAGAAGATGGAGGAGCGGCGCCTCGAAAACATCGAAAACAACCTCGAGCGGGAGCGCGCCGATCTCAACGATCGCTTCTGGGGTAAATTCTTTAAGCTCGTCGGTGACGTCGAGAGCGCTGGCATCGAGGATCGGGACGGAAACGTCATCCTGTCCGAAGGCGCCACGTTCAAAGAAGAAGCCTTCGACCAGGTCGATCCGCAGAGTCTGTCCACCCGCCTCAAGTTCACCGAGGACGAAGACCTTAACGAGCAGATCGCCACGCTGCTGCGCAACTACAAGTCGCGCCGCCGCGACATCGAAGGCAAGGCCAAGCGTGAGAAGCACCAGGTGCAGATGGGCGACGAACTGCCCGCTGGCATCGTTCAGATGGCGAAGGTCTACGTTGCACGTAAGCGGAAAATCTCCGTGGGCGACAAGATGGCCGGACGCCACGGCAACAAGGGTGTCATTGCGAAGGTCGTGCCCCAGGAGGACATGCCGTTCCTCGAAGATGGTACGCCCGTCGACATCTGCCTTAACCCGCTCGGTGTGCCGTCACGTATGAACCTCGGGCAGATCTACGAAACGCTGCTCGGATGGGCTGGTGACCAGCTCGGTGTCAAGTACGCGACGCCGATCTTCGACGGTGCATCCATGGATGACATTGCCGAAGAGCTCGAGAAAGCCGGTCTACCGCGCGACGGTAAGGCCCAGCTTTACAACGGTCGCACCGGTGACCCATTCGACGAGAAAACGACGGTTGGGCACATCTACATGATGAAGCTCAGCCACCTCATCGAAGACAAGATGCACGCCCGGTCGATCGGACCGTACAGCCTCATTACGCAGCAACCGCTGGGTGGTAAGGCGCAGTTCGGTGGTCAGCGTCTCGGTGAGATGGAGGTCTGGGCCCTCTACGCTTATGGAGCGTCGCACACGCTTCAAGAGATGCTCACCTACAAGTCGGACGATGTCTCGGGTCGCTCCCGGGCCTATGAGTCGATCGTTAAAGGCAAGAACATGCCCTCGTCGGGTGTCCCGGAAAGCTTTAACGTCCTCGTCCGCGAGCTGCAGGGGCTCGGCCTCGAAGTCACGCTCGATTGA
- the rplL gene encoding 50S ribosomal protein L7/L12, giving the protein MADIQELAEQLVNLTIKEASELADVLEEEYGIKPASAGVAVAAGGAAGGDGAGGGEEKTEFDVILTGVSGNKIAVIKEVRSITGLGLKEAKALVDEAPSPIKEGVDREEADELKSQIEDAGGDVELK; this is encoded by the coding sequence ATGGCAGACATTCAGGAACTGGCAGAACAGCTCGTCAACCTCACCATCAAAGAAGCCAGCGAGTTGGCCGACGTCCTCGAAGAGGAGTACGGCATCAAGCCCGCTTCCGCAGGCGTTGCAGTTGCAGCAGGCGGCGCAGCAGGCGGCGACGGCGCTGGCGGTGGTGAAGAGAAGACCGAGTTCGACGTGATCCTCACGGGCGTCTCCGGCAACAAGATTGCCGTGATTAAGGAGGTCCGTTCGATCACCGGCCTCGGACTCAAAGAAGCGAAAGCTCTCGTCGACGAAGCACCGAGCCCGATCAAGGAAGGTGTCGATCGCGAAGAAGCCGACGAGCTCAAGTCCCAGATCGAAGACGCCGGCGGCGACGTGGAGCTTAAGTAA
- the rplA gene encoding 50S ribosomal protein L1 encodes MAKKGKRYRQAQDLVDQQDEPLTLRQATDVVKKTATANFDESVDLDLRLGVDPRHADQMVRGSVALPHGTGRDVTVLVLANEAKQDEAEEAGADYVGLDEYVQKIQDDNWLDFDVVIATPDVMGQVGRLGRVLGPRGLMPNPKSGTVTMDIAETVKEVKAGKIEFRVDKHGNLHTSIGKASFPVEEIYENARAFLKEVLHLRPASSKGLYFRSITLSTTMGPPIRVDRSSVLSDAR; translated from the coding sequence ATGGCTAAGAAAGGAAAACGGTATCGCCAGGCTCAGGATCTCGTCGATCAGCAGGACGAGCCGCTCACGCTGCGCCAGGCGACGGACGTCGTCAAGAAGACGGCCACAGCGAACTTTGATGAATCGGTTGATCTCGACCTCCGCCTCGGCGTCGACCCACGTCACGCCGACCAGATGGTGCGTGGTTCCGTCGCGCTGCCGCACGGCACGGGGCGGGACGTAACGGTTCTCGTGCTCGCCAACGAAGCGAAGCAGGACGAAGCGGAAGAGGCGGGCGCCGATTACGTCGGCCTCGACGAGTACGTTCAGAAGATTCAGGACGACAACTGGCTCGACTTCGACGTGGTGATCGCCACGCCGGACGTCATGGGGCAGGTCGGTCGCCTCGGACGCGTCCTCGGTCCTCGCGGCCTGATGCCGAACCCGAAAAGCGGCACGGTCACGATGGACATTGCCGAGACGGTCAAGGAAGTGAAGGCCGGTAAGATTGAGTTCCGCGTCGACAAGCACGGCAACCTTCATACGTCGATTGGCAAAGCGTCTTTCCCGGTCGAGGAGATCTACGAGAACGCTCGCGCCTTCCTCAAAGAGGTGCTGCATCTCCGTCCGGCCTCGTCGAAAGGTCTGTACTTCCGGTCGATCACGCTTTCGACCACGATGGGCCCGCCCATCCGCGTTGACCGCAGCTCGGTGCTCTCCGACGCACGGTAA
- the rplK gene encoding 50S ribosomal protein L11, whose product MAKQVETVIKLQIKAGQANPAPPIGPALGQHGLNIMEFCKKFNAATQDQMGTLLPVEITVYADRSFDFIVKSPPASILLKQTAGIESGAGDPLREKVATVTWEDCIDIAKQKMEDLNAHTPEQGARMIAGTARSMGITVKGKPEA is encoded by the coding sequence ATGGCAAAACAAGTTGAAACCGTAATTAAGCTCCAGATCAAAGCGGGCCAGGCGAACCCTGCGCCGCCGATTGGACCGGCCCTCGGTCAGCACGGGCTGAACATCATGGAGTTCTGCAAGAAGTTTAACGCTGCGACGCAGGACCAGATGGGCACGCTGCTGCCGGTCGAAATTACGGTCTACGCTGATCGCTCCTTCGACTTCATCGTCAAGAGCCCGCCGGCCTCGATTCTGCTCAAGCAGACGGCAGGTATCGAAAGTGGTGCGGGTGACCCGCTTCGCGAGAAGGTCGCCACGGTGACGTGGGAAGACTGCATCGACATTGCGAAGCAGAAGATGGAGGACCTCAATGCCCACACGCCCGAGCAGGGCGCACGGATGATCGCCGGTACGGCGCGTTCGATGGGCATCACGGTGAAAGGCAAGCCCGAAGCGTAA
- the rplJ gene encoding 50S ribosomal protein L10, with protein sequence MPLTRAQKADIIEQIGAKLDESPIIYLTNFSGLTVDQTNELRGRFREAGVDYMVTKNTLAQIALDKIEGMDALSEHFAGPTAVAFSDDPSKPARVLKDFLEDEDLERPELKVAFIEGELYEGHEALEELSKLKSREELIGDVVGLLLGPAQTIAGSLQGPASTLAGAIKAIADGEGEEE encoded by the coding sequence ATGCCTCTTACGAGAGCACAAAAAGCTGACATCATCGAGCAGATCGGTGCCAAGCTCGATGAAAGCCCGATCATCTACCTGACGAACTTTTCCGGCCTGACGGTCGACCAGACCAACGAGCTTCGTGGACGCTTTCGCGAAGCCGGGGTCGACTACATGGTCACGAAGAACACCCTTGCCCAGATCGCCCTGGACAAGATTGAGGGCATGGACGCCCTGTCAGAGCACTTTGCCGGCCCGACGGCCGTCGCATTCAGCGATGACCCGTCCAAGCCAGCGCGCGTCCTCAAGGATTTCCTCGAAGATGAGGACCTGGAGCGCCCGGAACTGAAGGTCGCCTTCATCGAAGGTGAACTGTACGAAGGCCACGAAGCGCTCGAGGAGCTCTCCAAGCTCAAATCGCGCGAAGAGCTTATCGGCGACGTGGTGGGTCTCCTGCTTGGTCCGGCACAAACGATTGCTGGAAGCCTTCAGGGGCCGGCCAGCACACTCGCCGGTGCGATCAAGGCGATTGCGGACGGCGAAGGAGAGGAAGAGTAA
- the nusG gene encoding transcription termination/antitermination protein NusG has translation MAPIKKWYVLRTFSGHEKKVRRYLESEIDRLNLDDDINEILIPTETVFEMRGGKKKTKEKTFFPGYIMLHCDLTPRLREMAEGLPSVIGFLTAGTGDDPTPLRPDEVQRILGKMDRAEEMGEQPEIPFKVGDPVQVVDGPFDSFNGFVEEVYPEKMKVKVMVSIFGRKTPVELDYLQVEHEE, from the coding sequence ATGGCCCCAATCAAGAAGTGGTACGTTCTCCGGACGTTTTCCGGCCATGAGAAAAAAGTGCGCCGGTATCTGGAAAGCGAAATTGATCGGCTGAATCTCGACGACGACATCAACGAGATTCTGATTCCGACAGAAACCGTTTTTGAGATGCGGGGCGGGAAGAAGAAAACGAAGGAGAAGACCTTCTTCCCCGGTTATATCATGCTGCACTGTGATCTGACGCCGCGCCTCCGCGAGATGGCCGAAGGTCTTCCGTCTGTGATCGGCTTCCTCACCGCCGGTACGGGAGACGATCCGACGCCGCTTCGCCCCGACGAGGTTCAGCGCATTCTCGGCAAGATGGACCGCGCCGAGGAGATGGGCGAGCAGCCGGAGATTCCGTTCAAGGTCGGCGACCCCGTGCAGGTCGTGGATGGACCGTTCGACAGCTTCAACGGCTTCGTCGAAGAGGTCTACCCCGAGAAGATGAAGGTCAAGGTGATGGTGTCCATCTTTGGACGGAAGACACCGGTTGAACTCGACTACCTACAGGTCGAACACGAGGAGTAG
- the secE gene encoding preprotein translocase subunit SecE, with protein MGWIVEYLQNVITEMKKVNWPTTEELINSTLVTLVATIIISGFIFIADQAISTALEVIYQ; from the coding sequence ATGGGCTGGATTGTAGAATACCTTCAGAACGTCATCACCGAGATGAAGAAGGTGAACTGGCCGACGACGGAGGAGCTGATCAACTCGACGCTCGTCACGCTCGTCGCCACGATCATCATCTCGGGCTTCATCTTTATCGCCGATCAGGCGATCAGCACGGCGCTTGAGGTCATCTATCAGTAG